A single genomic interval of Pochonia chlamydosporia 170 chromosome 7, whole genome shotgun sequence harbors:
- a CDS encoding DNA-binding WRKY domain-containing protein (similar to Metarhizium robertsii ARSEF 23 XP_007819046.1) encodes MDGVFDDSPWRYVIPIIDYADRACHGNFGLLLTLIFVLVYYALLGGGLGLLLQTFFVGLQYHHTLQEIVLSFGHSLYGIIISVAGAVGIAVFAISHFFRPGVTLEGPARPFLVPCKTTHVRLFPKKHSFGYSYLVVGVPVGSKGNFNGMLAIDDRFNGFWSFMCRLVRGGWYTVNASDYLQRGISSDGLRGKLDEYLQSQVRALNHPTFPMPT; translated from the exons ATGGACGGAGTGTTCGACGACTCACCATGGCGGTACGTGATTCCGATCATTGACTATGCAGACCGGGCTTGTCATGGTAACTTCGGACTCCTTCTCACCCtcatttttgttttggtgtATTATGCTCTGCTGGGAGGCGGGCTGGGCCTGCTTCTCCAAACCTTCTTTGTTGGCCTTCAATACCACCATACCCTTCAGGAAATTGTGCTCTCATTTGGACATAGCCTGtatggcatcatcatctcgGTTGCTGGTGCAGTTGGAATAGCTGTCTTCGCAATTTCTCATTTCTTTCGGCCTGGAGTCACTTTAGAAGGACCAGCACGGCCATTTCTGGTACCATGTAAGACCACTCATGTACGGCTATTCCCCAAGAAACACTCCTTTGGATATTCATACTTGGTTGTGGGGGTACCTGTGGGTAGCAAGGGTAACTTTAATGGAATGTTAGCAATAGATGATCGATTCAATGGCTTCTGGAGCTTCATGTGCAGATTGGTTCGTGGAGGATGGTATACGGTGAATGCCTCCGACTACTTGCAGAGGGGAATAAGCAGTGATGGGCTTCGAGGAAAACTGGACGAGTATCTACAATCTCAGGTGAG GGCGCTGAACCATCCGACTTTCCCTATGCCTACCTAG
- a CDS encoding GPI anchored protein (similar to Metarhizium acridum CQMa 102 XP_007810679.1), with protein sequence MAPPSTLSLLPTSLLALVSQVLADNQLLPTAIRKQAPDASEKILAEHLGFVPFLQVGPVIPSALFLDQDAQANGTSRFYPPFAKHVDDSEDNILRRAAEALALLEKRSSCPAGMNSCAQQGSPNKCCQQGTYCTDVPDTDVGHVACCPSGSTCGGGVGKCPSDATNCPAALGGGCCIPGYVCQGVGCIPSASATPTTAVQSSQTQETVTSTRTTIIGGNPTTVIVTVTRTASPGATTKTTTQVVTPTTPSTSAASNTNTNSATGIPPWRPTGSSDVTSSPETTSITQSGCPTGFYGCSATHGGGCCRTDRDCHTFSCPPPSSTTIVSNGATIVVPATNVPKSTGSATCAGGWFMCGDDAGPVAGCCPSGYSCGTASCFTAGPTETGKVQKQAPNQSSATRSFNWSSSAWGLLAILSLLSVMGY encoded by the exons ATGGCACCGCCATCTACCTTATCTCTGCTTCCCACCTCGCTCCTGGCCCTTGTCTCGCAAGTCCTCGCAGACAATCAGTTACTTCCAACAGCTATCAGAAAGCAGGCACCCGACGCGAGCGAGAAAATCTTAGCAGAGCACCTTGGATTTGTGCCATTCCTCCAAGTCGGACCCGTCATTCCGTCTGCCCTCTTCCTAGATCAAGATGCGCAAGCCAATGGCACTTCTCGGTTTTACCCGCCATTCGCAAAACATGTCGACGACTCCGAAGACAATATTCTGAGGCGAGCAGCTGAAGCTCTCGCTTTGCTGGAAAAGAGGTCATCATGTCCTGCCGGAATGAACAGCTGTGCTCAACAAGGCTCACCAAACAAATGCTGTCAGCAAGGAACCTACTGCACCGATGTTCCAGACACCGATGTTGGTCATGTTGCTTGCTGTCCCAGCGGCTCAACATGTGGAGGAGGTGTCGGAAAGTGTCCATCCGATGCTACGAACTGTCCGGCAGCTTTGGGTGGTGGCTGCTGCATCCCAGGTTATGTGTGTCAAGGTGTTGGAT GCATCCCGAGCGCATCAGCAACGCCTACCACAGCCGTTCAATCGTCCCAAACTCAAGAAACTGTCACATCAACGAGGACCACTATAATTGGGGGAAACCCAACCACCGTCATTGTCACAGTTACTCGAACAGCTTCACCAGGAGCTACGACGAAGACCACCACCCAAGTGGTTACGCCTACGACTCCAAGCACCAGTGCCGCTTCCAACACTAATACCAATTCCGCTACAGGGATTCCTCCCTGGCGACCGACAGGATCGTCTGATGTCACATCTTCGCCCGAGACCACGTCAATTACACAATCTGGCTGTCCCACTGGTTTCTATGGCTGTTCAGCCACACATGGCGGCGGGTGTTGTCGGACTGACCGTGACTGTCATACTTTCTCATGCCCGCCACCGTCTTCAACAACGATCGTCTCTAATGGAGCTACCATTGTCGTCCCTGCCACGAACGTGCCAAAGTCTACTGGAAGCGCAACTTGTGCGGGTGGGTGGTTTATGTGTGGAGATGATGCTGGCCCGGTAGCCGGATGCTGTCCATCTGGTTATTCATGCGGAACCGCAAGCTGTTTCACTGCTGGGCCTACTGAGACTGGTAAAGTTCAGAAGCAGGCGCCGAATCAATCATCTGCTACAAGGAGTTTCAACTGGTCTTCTTCGGCCTGGGGCCTGCTCGCTATACTGTCCTTGCTGAGCGTGATGGGATATTGA
- a CDS encoding collagen-like protein Mcl1 (similar to Metarhizium robertsii ARSEF 23 XP_007819044.1) — protein MKHLLQLLAVSTALLLSCTASHTAITASTGENDVYEVAQVCYPEVDDFGSVPPCISIAKIEAACQPNGTDGIDYNAHAQCMCQGSYFTDWTGCQNCLFVHGYRSARDHVYWEGVLSVASSSLCQGTPTALFQAIFTAAQADTQAAPIVTTGDTKSVDEFPSQTDVSLYYTTTPQASHTSAANLELTAPNSNGASLQTAITGKTWGITTLTTRDTSTPASESTCGAGCGKAASSRAVSTALTSAAAADYRLWQAGWHATLSTILFTLFMMACCV, from the coding sequence ATGAAgcatctcctccagctcctcgcGGTTTCCACTGCCTTGCTGCTGTCATGCACAGCCTCTCATACCGCTATCACTGCCAGCACTGGTGAGAATGATGTCTACGAGGTGGCTCAGGTCTGCTATCCTGAAGTGGACGACTTTGGCTCTGTCCCACCTTGTATTTCTATTGCCAAAATCGAGGCGGCGTGCCAGCCCAATGGCACTGATGGCATTGATTACAACGCCCACGCTCAGTGTATGTGCCAAGGCAGCTACTTTacggactggactggatgcCAGAATTGCCTCTTTGTCCATGGCTACCGAAGTGCTCGCGATCACGTCTACTGGGAGGGGGTTCTCTCTGTTGCATCAAGCTCTCTTTGTCAAGGCACTCCTACTGCTCTCTTCCAGGCCATCTTCACTGCGGCCCAGGCTGATACCCAAGCGGCTCCCATTGTCACGACTGGCGATACCAAGTCCGTGGATGAGTTCCCAAGCCAGACAGATGTCAGCCTTTACTACACCACGACTCCTCAGGCTTCGCATACCTCTGCTGCTAACCTTGAACTGACGGCTCCGAACAGCAATGGCGCCTCTTTACAAACTGCGATCACTGGAAAAACATGGGGGATTACTACCTTGACCACCCGGGATACAAGTACACCCGCGTCCGAGTCGACGTGCGGCGCTGGGTGCGGGAAAGCGGCCTCTTCCAGAGCGGTATCAACTGCACTTACAAGTGCCGCGGCAGCAGACTATCGGCTGTGGCAAGCGGGTTGGCATGCAACTCTTTCGACAATTCTCTTCACTCTGTTCATGATGGCCTGTTGTGTATGA
- a CDS encoding RNA methyltransferase (similar to Metarhizium acridum CQMa 102 XP_007810678.1) has translation MISAKRWTATGSRGILHSTQFTPSTLVVPAFVRFASLSSIHRGLRRSERVQFGDSRPSRIRSDGQYQNYGRIGRTTKALDGAASRRQQQKLRKKLDRKASEAEDEEDEGRQTRRKRFLDPEFSFGKKSLVYQLKHGSLKDTAAALDLQDPVRPRRADGNDRLVPRSFRNVQSRPHPSNFHERRSRTTKDEDGAIDDATARPRRRGMMPMTIKYTTAASQFLYGRSVVKAALQQGRRQLYNLYVYGGDNRRDAKDNDSMINLAKSRGVPVTIVPNEDQRLMDKMSMGRPHNGFVLETSPLPQLPVKSLGKLEESPSKLGFNIELVHQTAEQKTINGENTFISKVNNSAAKPFVLLLHEILDPGNLGALLRTASYMGVDAVGTTSRYSSALTPVVLKSAAGAAEEVTIFTVDSPVEFLEDSRAAGWKTYAAVAPPEKKLLKIHGDKFISTNDIERNNPLDQHPCILVLGNEGHGLPRQVKVAADFELSVPRFMQGGSVDSLNVSVAAGLLCHTFVNRSATKDDDGLAQNMGESKPKEDVVNGGEALF, from the coding sequence ATGATAAGCGCAAAAAGATGGACTGCAACTGGCTCACGCGGCATCTTGCATTCAACTCAATTTACGCCCTCCACACTTGTTGTTCCAGCGTTTGTTCGTTTCGCCAGCCTATCGTCTATTCATCGGGGATTAAGAAGATCAGAAAGGGTGCAATTTGGCGATTCTCGCCCTTCTCGCATTAGAAGCGACGGTCAATACCAAAATTATGGCCGAATTGGTCGAACCACGAAGGCACTAGATGGTGCCGCATCTAGAcgacagcagcaaaagctcaGAAAGAAGCTTGATCGCAAAGCTTCAGAAgctgaagacgaagaagatgaaggccGGCAAACCCGGAGGAAGAGGTTTCTTGACCCAGAGTTCTCATTTGGGAAGAAAAGCCTGGTTTACCAGTTAAAACATGGATCGCTGAAAGACACAGCGGCCGCTCTAGATTTACAAGACCCCGTTCGGCCGCGTCGCGCCGATGGAAACGACAGATTAGTCCCACGAAGCTTCCGAAACGTCCAATCTCGCCCGCATCCGTCAAACTTTCACGAGCGTCGATCGCGCACGAccaaggatgaagatgggGCGATTGATGACGCTACGGCACGCCCAAGAAGGCGAGGCATGATGCCGATGACCATCAAATATACGACGGCAGCATCACAATTCTTGTACGGCCGATCTGTCGTCAAGGCAGCTCTCCAACAAGGAAGGAGACAGCTCTACAATCTATACGTGTATGGTGGAGACAATCGTCGAGATGCCAAGGACAACGACAGCATGATAAATCTTGCCAAGTCTCGCGGCGTCCCTGTTACGATTGTGCCAAACGAAGATCAAAGACTAATGGACAAAATGAGCATGGGGCGCCCACACAATGGATTTGTGTTGGAGACATCTCCACTGCCTCAACTGCCCGTGAAGTCGCTTGGTAAATTAGAAGAATCGCCTTCCAAACTTGGGTTCAATATTGAGCTGGTCCATCAAACTGCGGAACAAAAAACCATCAATGGAGAGAACACTTTCATTTCCAAGGTAAACAACTCCGCAGCAAAGCCCTTCGTGCTTCTTTTGCATGAAATTTTGGATCCCGGGAATCTCGGTGCCTTGCTTCGTACCGCTAGCTACATGGGAGTCGACGCTGTTGGAACAACCAGCCGCTATTCATCTGCGCTGACCCCCGTGGTACTCAAGTCCGCCGCAGGCGCAGCCGAGGAAGTGACCATATTTACGGTCGATTCTCCAGTTGAGTTCCTTGAAGACTCCAGAGCAGCGGGCTGGAAGACATATGCCGCAGTGGCGCCCCCGGAAAAGAAGCTCCTCAAGATTCACGGCGACAAATTTATTTCGACAAATGATATCGAGCGGAATAATCCCTTAgatcaacatccatgcaTTCTTGTGCTTGGAAATGAGGGGCATGGTCTACCTAGACAGGTCAAGGTGGCTGCGGACTTTGAACTGTCGGTACCTCGATTTATGCAAGGAGGTTCTGTGGACAGCCTGAATGTCAGTGTTGCGGCTGGACTTCTCTGCCATACTTTTGTCAATCGATCCGCAAccaaggatgatgatggtctggCACAGAACATGGGGGAGAGCAAGCCCAAAGAAGATGTGGTGAATGGAGGCGAGGCGCTTTTCTAA